One region of Cobetia sp. cqz5-12 genomic DNA includes:
- a CDS encoding type I secretion system permease/ATPase, with translation MATPQEGNDLQKVLDHCRRSFVYVGLFSLFINLLMLVPPLYMLQVYDRVITTRSQETLLMLTLVVVFLFMVMGALELVRSRILVRVGNRLDVLLSPRLYGAMFKRSLTTPGKPSAQPLNDLTTLRQFLSGNGLFAFFDAPWVPVYIAVLALFHPWFGLFALGAGLVLAIIALINEKTTRQLLADANGQHVLSQDLANSNLRNAEVLHAMGMLPGIQGRWAARHREYLALQSKASDRAGLLTNTSKILRLMFQSLILGLGAYLVLAGDLTPGMMIAGSILMGRALAPIDQMINGWKGFSGARTARARLEELLEAVPAEAPTMPLPIPKGRLKLEAVNAAPPGERLPTLKDINLTLAKGEHIAVVGPSASGKSSLARVVLGLWPVQLGCVRLDGADISQWKRTALGPHLGYLPQDIELFDGSIAENIARFQEVDAQLVVQAAQSAGVHEMILRLPQGYDTWLSHGGAALSAGQRQRIGLARALYGKPVLVVLDEPDANLDASGEQALAECLMRLRREGTTALIITHRQRLLQQVDRILVLNDGQVVSLSAPTREPSVARAVAGNGHQARSTGVQRVTKLKPSARGRHEGGEESAS, from the coding sequence ATGGCCACCCCTCAGGAAGGCAATGACCTGCAAAAGGTCCTGGACCATTGCCGGCGAAGCTTCGTCTACGTCGGTCTCTTCAGTCTTTTCATCAACCTGCTGATGCTGGTGCCTCCGCTCTACATGCTGCAGGTCTATGATCGCGTCATCACGACACGCAGCCAGGAAACGCTGCTGATGCTGACTCTGGTGGTCGTGTTCCTGTTCATGGTGATGGGCGCGCTGGAGCTGGTGCGTTCCAGAATCCTTGTGCGGGTCGGCAATCGTCTGGATGTACTGCTCAGCCCTCGGCTCTATGGCGCCATGTTCAAGCGCTCGTTGACCACCCCGGGCAAGCCATCCGCGCAACCGCTGAATGACCTCACTACCCTGCGCCAATTCCTGTCCGGCAATGGCCTGTTCGCGTTTTTCGATGCCCCCTGGGTGCCGGTATATATCGCCGTACTGGCACTGTTTCACCCGTGGTTTGGCCTGTTTGCCCTGGGCGCGGGTCTCGTGCTGGCCATCATCGCCTTGATCAATGAGAAGACGACCAGACAGCTGCTGGCCGATGCCAACGGACAGCACGTCCTGTCCCAGGATCTTGCCAACAGCAATCTGCGCAACGCCGAAGTGCTGCACGCCATGGGCATGCTGCCCGGCATTCAGGGGCGCTGGGCGGCACGCCATCGGGAATATCTGGCATTGCAGTCCAAAGCCAGCGACCGCGCAGGTCTCTTGACCAACACCTCCAAGATCCTGCGCCTGATGTTCCAGTCGTTGATTCTCGGGCTGGGCGCCTATCTGGTGCTGGCCGGTGACCTGACACCGGGCATGATGATTGCCGGCTCGATTCTGATGGGACGTGCGCTGGCGCCGATCGATCAGATGATCAATGGCTGGAAAGGCTTCAGCGGTGCCAGAACCGCACGCGCCCGTCTGGAGGAGTTGCTTGAGGCCGTGCCAGCCGAGGCGCCTACCATGCCGCTACCGATCCCCAAGGGCCGATTGAAGCTCGAGGCGGTCAACGCCGCCCCGCCAGGCGAGCGCCTGCCGACCCTCAAGGACATCAACCTGACACTCGCCAAGGGCGAGCACATTGCCGTGGTGGGCCCCAGCGCTTCAGGCAAGTCGTCTCTCGCGCGAGTGGTGCTGGGACTGTGGCCGGTGCAGCTGGGTTGCGTGCGACTCGATGGCGCGGACATCTCCCAGTGGAAGAGAACCGCGCTTGGGCCTCACCTCGGCTATCTGCCCCAGGACATCGAGTTGTTCGATGGCTCCATTGCCGAGAACATCGCTCGCTTCCAGGAAGTCGATGCGCAACTCGTGGTGCAAGCCGCACAGAGCGCCGGGGTGCACGAGATGATCCTGCGACTCCCCCAGGGCTATGACACCTGGCTGTCGCATGGCGGCGCCGCCCTCTCCGCGGGTCAGCGCCAACGAATCGGCCTGGCCCGAGCCCTCTACGGCAAACCGGTGCTGGTGGTACTCGATGAACCTGACGCCAATCTGGATGCCAGCGGTGAACAGGCACTGGCCGAATGCCTGATGCGTCTGCGTCGCGAAGGCACCACGGCATTGATCATCACTCACCGCCAGCGCCTGCTGCAGCAGGTCGATCGCATTCTCGTACTCAATGACGGCCAGGTGGTGTCACTGTCCGCGCCGACGCGTGAGCCCTCCGTTGCGCGTGCCGTGGCAGGCAACGGGCATCAGGCCCGATCGACAGGCGTCCAGCGCGTCACCAAGCTCAAGCCCAGTGCCAGAGGCCGCCATGAAGGCGGCGAGGAGAGCGCCTCATGA
- a CDS encoding HlyD family type I secretion periplasmic adaptor subunit, producing MTHSTSGNTSAESDVPLRDHGYRRLGLAVLLVAVGGFGSWSVMANLAISVVAPGSVSVESFTKTVQHLEGGIVESIEVEDGDHVEAGDVLIVFDDTQARSQQKIVEAEYLISRASEIRLLAEYSNADSLDFPDSLVSSTNPRVQEVLEVQQRLFEVRRQSLNGAMAALDEQIVQMNEQISGLENTQAITRRRINSLNDDVANHRKLFRNGLINNQRLREMERESLEYQSDNAGQFAEVARLRSQISENELQKQIRLQEFQQQIGESLRQVQAEVTDAEERLVALNDNLRRTKVIAPVAGTVVGLKVHTLGAVIRSGDPLLDIVPAGDGFIVEARVPDHDIDHLYLGQPAEIRFSAFNQRLSNIIDGEVTHLSANSFEDEATRARYYKARIRVTEAGKGDMTDSMRLLSGMPAEVMIRTGERSFASYIGKPMADMLARAMRAE from the coding sequence ATGACCCACTCCACATCCGGCAATACCAGTGCCGAGAGTGACGTGCCGCTGCGCGATCATGGCTATCGACGCCTCGGTCTGGCCGTGCTGCTGGTCGCGGTGGGCGGATTCGGCAGCTGGTCGGTAATGGCGAACCTGGCCATTTCCGTCGTCGCACCGGGCTCCGTATCGGTGGAAAGCTTCACCAAGACGGTTCAGCACCTCGAGGGCGGTATCGTCGAATCGATCGAGGTCGAGGATGGCGATCATGTCGAGGCCGGTGATGTGCTGATCGTTTTCGACGATACCCAGGCACGCTCGCAGCAGAAGATCGTCGAAGCCGAATATCTGATCTCCAGAGCCAGTGAGATTCGTCTGCTGGCGGAATACAGCAATGCCGACAGCCTGGACTTCCCCGATTCGCTGGTCAGTTCGACCAATCCGCGGGTGCAGGAAGTCCTCGAAGTCCAGCAGCGTCTGTTCGAGGTCCGCCGCCAATCCTTGAACGGTGCCATGGCGGCGCTGGATGAGCAGATCGTGCAGATGAACGAGCAGATTTCAGGCCTCGAGAATACCCAGGCCATCACGCGACGACGCATCAACTCACTCAATGATGACGTTGCCAACCATCGCAAGCTGTTTCGCAACGGGTTGATCAACAATCAGCGTCTGCGGGAAATGGAGCGCGAGAGCCTCGAATACCAGAGCGACAACGCGGGCCAGTTTGCCGAGGTCGCGCGCCTGCGCTCGCAGATCAGCGAGAACGAGCTGCAGAAACAGATTCGCCTGCAGGAATTCCAGCAGCAGATCGGCGAGTCCCTGCGTCAGGTGCAGGCCGAAGTCACCGATGCGGAAGAGCGGCTGGTCGCGCTCAATGACAATCTGAGGCGCACCAAGGTCATCGCCCCGGTTGCCGGCACCGTGGTCGGGCTCAAGGTGCATACGCTGGGGGCGGTGATACGCAGCGGCGACCCCCTGCTCGATATCGTGCCCGCCGGCGATGGTTTCATCGTCGAGGCAAGGGTCCCGGACCACGACATCGACCACCTCTACCTTGGTCAGCCGGCGGAAATCCGCTTCAGCGCGTTCAACCAGCGCCTGTCCAACATCATCGATGGTGAGGTGACCCACCTGAGCGCCAACAGCTTCGAGGATGAAGCGACCCGAGCGCGCTACTACAAGGCACGGATTCGTGTCACCGAAGCCGGCAAAGGCGACATGACGGACAGCATGCGTCTGCTTTCCGGCATGCCGGCGGAAGTGATGATCCGTACTGGCGAGCGCAGCTTTGCCAGCTATATCGGCAAACCCATGGCGGACATGCTGGCGCGCGCGATGAGAGCGGAATAG
- a CDS encoding YiiD C-terminal domain-containing protein: MNEQLRSSGEAWPPLPLPRDGQGRSGTLAAPVSDDLSRFRDWLSQAIPLAAHLGLVGMQWSEPERATGQLSWHLHLPPNLNDKGTAFGGAMSLEATLCGWSWLTLWLRARGIQRDIVVSQASQRFLAPVSGDYHILCAPDDMAALDEVGERLAAGRRARLSLTQQLWCQVEGQSAPRLCFEARGDYVVLGP, encoded by the coding sequence ATGAACGAGCAGTTGCGCTCGAGTGGTGAGGCCTGGCCACCGTTGCCCCTGCCGCGTGACGGGCAGGGGCGGTCGGGCACTCTCGCGGCGCCGGTCAGTGATGATCTTTCACGGTTCCGTGATTGGCTGAGTCAGGCGATCCCGCTGGCCGCTCATCTGGGGCTTGTCGGGATGCAGTGGTCAGAGCCCGAGCGTGCGACGGGGCAGCTGAGCTGGCACCTGCATCTGCCGCCCAATCTCAACGACAAGGGCACGGCGTTTGGCGGCGCCATGAGTCTCGAGGCGACCCTGTGTGGCTGGAGCTGGCTGACGCTCTGGCTGCGTGCCCGCGGTATCCAGCGCGATATCGTGGTGTCGCAGGCCAGTCAGCGGTTTCTGGCTCCGGTCAGTGGCGACTATCACATCCTCTGCGCGCCGGATGACATGGCAGCGCTGGACGAGGTAGGCGAGCGCCTGGCAGCAGGGCGGCGAGCGCGACTGTCGCTGACCCAGCAGCTGTGGTGTCAGGTCGAAGGGCAGTCCGCTCCGCGACTGTGTTTCGAGGCCCGTGGCGATTACGTGGTGCTGGGGCCGTGA
- a CDS encoding NAD(P)H nitroreductase, which yields MDALTLLHERNSMGKLMAPAPNEEQMEAIYQAALRAPDHAELTPWRFIEFTGSGLERLGELFAQAERNKSLAGDETAQAAASKKPLRAPMVIAVIARVTPDHPKVPRVEQVVSAGCAAHAMLYAAQAQGLGGMWRTGGYAFDPIVHAGLGMGEQDELVGFLYLGTPGGRLKPLPNRKSADFVERWQ from the coding sequence ATGGACGCGCTGACGTTACTGCATGAACGCAATTCCATGGGCAAGTTGATGGCGCCGGCCCCGAATGAGGAGCAGATGGAGGCCATCTACCAGGCCGCCCTGCGCGCGCCGGACCACGCCGAGCTGACGCCCTGGCGCTTCATCGAATTCACGGGCAGCGGGCTTGAGCGCCTGGGTGAACTGTTCGCCCAGGCCGAGCGCAACAAGTCGCTGGCGGGTGACGAGACCGCCCAGGCAGCGGCCAGCAAGAAGCCGCTGCGTGCGCCGATGGTGATCGCGGTGATCGCCAGGGTCACGCCGGACCACCCCAAGGTGCCGCGTGTCGAGCAGGTGGTCAGCGCTGGCTGTGCCGCCCACGCCATGCTGTATGCCGCTCAGGCCCAGGGGCTCGGTGGCATGTGGCGCACCGGCGGCTACGCCTTTGACCCCATCGTGCACGCAGGGCTGGGCATGGGTGAGCAGGATGAGCTGGTCGGCTTCCTTTATCTCGGCACTCCGGGCGGACGCCTCAAGCCATTGCCGAACCGCAAAAGTGCCGACTTCGTCGAACGCTGGCAGTGA
- the queF gene encoding NADPH-dependent 7-cyano-7-deazaguanine reductase QueF (Catalyzes the NADPH-dependent reduction of 7-cyano-7-deazaguanine (preQ0) to 7-aminomethyl-7-deazaguanine (preQ1) in queuosine biosynthesis), with product MAHPTAVNVPDEARPETLKDAPLGRESAYPEHYDASLLFPIARAANRGPIGIDDAALPFVGEDEWHAFEVSWLDEAGKPWVRVARFRLPAASPNLIESKSWKLYLNSLNQSRFPDQAAVQATLERDLAAAAGAPVEVRLLALDDSELDVGRLPGECLDDLPISVEQYTPSPELLSADAADIVSEDLHSHLLKSNCPVTGQPDWGSVWIRYRGPRIDRERLLAYLISYRQHQDFHEHCVEHLFVDLMARVKPESLLVMARYVRRGGLDISPWRATEDLESEARASLPLRLSRQ from the coding sequence ATGGCTCACCCCACTGCCGTCAACGTGCCCGACGAGGCGCGCCCCGAGACCCTCAAGGATGCCCCGCTCGGGCGAGAGTCCGCCTATCCCGAGCACTACGATGCCAGCCTGCTGTTTCCCATCGCGCGGGCAGCCAATCGTGGTCCCATCGGTATCGATGATGCGGCGTTGCCGTTCGTCGGTGAGGATGAATGGCACGCCTTTGAGGTCTCCTGGCTGGATGAGGCCGGCAAGCCGTGGGTGCGCGTGGCACGCTTCCGCCTGCCGGCAGCCTCGCCGAACCTGATCGAATCCAAGTCCTGGAAGCTCTATCTCAACAGTCTCAATCAGAGCCGTTTCCCCGATCAGGCGGCGGTGCAGGCAACGCTGGAGCGTGACCTCGCCGCCGCGGCCGGTGCGCCGGTCGAGGTGCGTCTGCTGGCGCTGGACGATAGCGAGCTGGACGTCGGGCGCCTGCCGGGAGAGTGTCTCGATGACTTGCCGATCAGCGTCGAGCAATATACGCCGTCACCGGAGCTGCTCAGCGCCGATGCCGCCGACATCGTCAGCGAAGACCTGCACAGCCACCTGCTCAAATCCAACTGCCCGGTCACCGGCCAGCCGGACTGGGGCAGCGTGTGGATTCGCTACCGGGGGCCGCGTATCGATCGCGAGCGCCTGCTGGCCTATCTGATCAGCTATCGCCAGCATCAGGACTTCCACGAGCACTGTGTCGAGCATCTGTTCGTTGATCTGATGGCACGCGTGAAGCCAGAGTCTTTGCTGGTGATGGCGCGCTATGTACGTCGTGGTGGCCTGGACATCAGCCCGTGGCGTGCCACGGAAGATCTTGAGTCAGAGGCCCGCGCCAGCCTGCCGCTGCGCCTTTCTCGCCAGTAA
- a CDS encoding ABC transporter permease — translation MNPRQLWVALVTIVVKEVRRFTRIWPQTLLPPSITMTLYFVIFGNLIGSRIGTMDGISYMDYIVPGLIMMSVITNSYSNVASSFFSNKFQRSIEELMVSPLPSWIILLGYIIGGAVRGLGVGIIVTAVAFLFTDLDIHHPFLTIMVVVLTALLFSIGGFINALFARKFDDISIIPTFVLTPLTYLGGVFYSIHMLPEFWQTVSLANPILYMVNTFRYGILGVSDISVGPAMAAIVAFIIGLFAFALWLLERGKGIRS, via the coding sequence GTGAACCCCCGTCAGCTATGGGTGGCTCTGGTCACCATCGTCGTCAAGGAAGTCCGTCGTTTCACGCGCATCTGGCCGCAGACGCTGCTGCCGCCTTCCATCACCATGACGCTCTATTTCGTCATCTTCGGCAATCTCATCGGCTCGCGCATCGGCACCATGGATGGCATCAGCTACATGGATTACATCGTGCCGGGGCTGATCATGATGTCGGTGATCACCAACTCGTATTCCAACGTGGCCTCGTCATTCTTCTCCAACAAGTTCCAGCGCAGCATCGAGGAGCTGATGGTCTCGCCGCTGCCATCGTGGATCATCCTGCTCGGCTACATCATCGGTGGCGCCGTGCGCGGGCTGGGGGTCGGCATCATCGTGACCGCCGTGGCCTTCCTGTTCACGGATCTCGACATCCATCACCCCTTCCTGACCATCATGGTCGTGGTGCTGACGGCGCTGCTGTTCTCCATCGGTGGCTTCATCAATGCGCTGTTCGCCCGCAAGTTCGATGACATCTCGATCATTCCGACCTTCGTGCTCACGCCGCTGACCTACCTGGGGGGCGTCTTCTATTCCATCCACATGCTGCCGGAATTCTGGCAGACGGTGTCGCTGGCCAACCCGATCCTCTACATGGTCAACACCTTCCGCTACGGCATTCTGGGGGTCTCGGACATCAGTGTCGGCCCGGCGATGGCGGCCATCGTGGCCTTCATCATCGGCCTGTTCGCCTTCGCGCTGTGGTTGCTTGAGCGTGGCAAGGGCATCCGCAGCTGA
- a CDS encoding ABC transporter ATP-binding protein: MSRPALSIRGLTKVYGNGFEALKGIDLDVPEGDFFALLGPNGAGKSTTLGVVSSLVQKTAGKVEISGIDIDKDFSKAKYHLGVVPQEFNFNQFEKVQDIVMTQAGYYGMPMKEARPRAERLLRDLGLWDKRDTPSRMLSGGMKRRLMIARALIHKPRLLILDEPTAGVDIELRRSMWEFMRRINREEGTTIILTTHYLEEAESLCRNIAIINHGEIVHNTSMRELLKELDAETFLLDIREPLIKAPVIAGFEVSLSDPQQLALAVRKGQSINTAFAALDRAGITVVSMRNRANRLEELFVDLVERSNAESGIASNVAKEITQ; the protein is encoded by the coding sequence ATGTCACGACCTGCCTTGTCTATCCGTGGCCTGACCAAGGTCTACGGCAACGGTTTTGAGGCGCTCAAGGGGATTGATCTTGACGTCCCCGAGGGCGATTTCTTCGCGCTGCTGGGCCCCAATGGGGCCGGCAAGTCCACGACCCTCGGCGTGGTGAGTTCGCTGGTGCAGAAGACCGCAGGCAAGGTCGAGATCTCAGGAATCGATATCGACAAGGACTTCTCGAAGGCCAAGTATCACCTTGGTGTGGTGCCGCAGGAGTTCAACTTCAATCAGTTCGAGAAGGTGCAGGACATCGTGATGACCCAGGCGGGTTATTACGGCATGCCGATGAAGGAAGCGCGCCCGCGTGCCGAGCGCCTGCTCAGGGATCTCGGGCTGTGGGACAAGCGCGACACCCCGTCACGCATGCTGTCCGGTGGCATGAAGCGCCGCCTGATGATTGCCCGCGCGCTGATCCACAAGCCGCGCCTGCTGATTCTCGATGAGCCGACTGCTGGCGTGGATATCGAATTGCGCCGCTCGATGTGGGAGTTCATGCGCCGCATCAATCGGGAGGAGGGCACCACCATCATCCTCACCACGCATTACCTGGAAGAGGCAGAGAGCCTGTGCCGCAATATCGCCATCATCAATCACGGCGAGATCGTGCATAACACCAGCATGCGTGAGCTGCTCAAGGAGCTGGATGCGGAAACCTTCCTGCTCGACATTCGTGAGCCGCTGATCAAGGCGCCGGTGATTGCCGGGTTCGAGGTCTCCTTGAGTGACCCTCAGCAGCTGGCGCTCGCCGTGCGCAAGGGCCAGTCGATCAATACCGCCTTCGCGGCGCTGGATCGCGCCGGGATCACCGTGGTGTCGATGCGCAATCGTGCCAATCGCCTCGAGGAGCTGTTCGTCGACCTGGTCGAGCGCTCCAACGCCGAAAGCGGTATCGCCTCCAATGTCGCCAAGGAGATCACGCAGTGA
- the msrB gene encoding peptide-methionine (R)-S-oxide reductase MsrB — protein sequence MSEQDPQTQDKLIRSEEEWRKRLTPEQYRVTREAGTERPFTGDHEVSPTPGTYHCIACDAKLFDNDTKFDSGCGWPSFDRPYADAAVEEHFDTSHGMRRVEVRCRRCESHLGHVFPDGPTDTGQRYCINSVALRFKPIRA from the coding sequence ATGAGCGAACAAGACCCGCAGACTCAGGACAAGTTGATTCGCAGTGAAGAGGAGTGGCGCAAGCGACTGACGCCGGAACAATACCGGGTGACGCGCGAGGCAGGGACCGAGCGCCCCTTCACCGGCGATCACGAAGTCAGCCCGACGCCGGGCACCTATCATTGCATCGCCTGTGACGCCAAGCTGTTCGACAACGACACCAAGTTCGATTCCGGCTGTGGCTGGCCAAGCTTCGACCGCCCCTATGCCGATGCCGCTGTCGAGGAGCACTTCGATACCAGCCATGGCATGCGTCGCGTGGAAGTGCGCTGTCGCCGCTGCGAATCCCATCTGGGGCACGTCTTTCCGGATGGCCCAACTGACACCGGTCAGCGCTACTGCATCAACTCCGTCGCGTTGCGCTTCAAGCCGATACGCGCCTGA
- the ylqF gene encoding ribosome biogenesis GTPase YlqF, producing the protein MLGWYPGHMHKARRQIKDALPEIDVVIEVLDARLPYSSTNPVLSELTRHKPVLKLLSRADLADPARTREWVEYFDALPNTRALAITTLEARDLKQIPRLCREMAGHIRADRDARVMVMGIPNVGKSTLINGLAGRKIAKTGNEPAVTKRQQKIRIDGGIALIDTPGVMWPKIEDQASAYRLAGSGAIRDTAIDYTDVAVIVAAELAKRYPTELTARYKLKSLPAYSANPDAERVESDGPRKVDLMALSGFNGVAILEEIASKRGGLRAGGIIDLHRGAEVLLHELRDGKLGRLTLETPADIPAEPVPEASGETEDGAETREQESE; encoded by the coding sequence ATGCTGGGCTGGTATCCGGGACACATGCACAAGGCACGCCGTCAGATAAAGGACGCCCTGCCCGAGATCGACGTGGTAATAGAAGTACTTGATGCCCGTCTCCCCTACTCCAGCACCAATCCGGTGCTGTCCGAGCTGACCCGCCACAAGCCGGTACTCAAGCTGCTGTCGCGCGCGGATCTGGCTGATCCGGCACGTACCCGTGAATGGGTCGAGTATTTCGACGCCCTGCCCAACACCCGCGCACTGGCGATCACGACGCTCGAGGCACGTGATCTCAAGCAGATTCCGCGACTGTGCCGCGAGATGGCCGGTCATATACGTGCTGATCGTGATGCGCGCGTGATGGTGATGGGCATCCCCAACGTCGGCAAGTCGACGCTGATCAATGGTCTGGCGGGTCGCAAGATCGCCAAGACCGGCAACGAGCCCGCCGTCACCAAGCGCCAGCAGAAGATTCGCATCGACGGTGGCATCGCCCTGATCGATACCCCCGGAGTGATGTGGCCGAAGATCGAGGACCAGGCCAGCGCCTATCGTCTGGCCGGCAGTGGCGCGATCCGTGACACCGCCATCGATTACACCGATGTGGCGGTGATCGTCGCGGCGGAGCTGGCCAAGCGCTATCCCACGGAGCTGACCGCACGCTACAAGCTGAAGTCACTGCCGGCCTACAGCGCCAACCCTGACGCCGAGCGAGTCGAGAGTGATGGCCCACGCAAGGTCGATCTGATGGCGCTGTCCGGCTTCAATGGGGTCGCGATTCTGGAAGAGATCGCCAGCAAGCGCGGTGGCCTGCGTGCCGGTGGCATCATCGATCTGCACCGCGGTGCCGAGGTGCTGCTGCACGAACTGCGCGATGGCAAGCTCGGACGTCTGACGCTGGAAACGCCGGCGGACATTCCTGCCGAGCCGGTGCCGGAAGCCAGTGGCGAGACGGAAGATGGAGCCGAAACGCGTGAGCAAGAGAGCGAATAA
- a CDS encoding pyridoxal phosphate-dependent aminotransferase gives MDTEQRKPREIRKSHKLDNVCYDIRGPVLEHAKRLEDEGHRILKLNIGNPAPFGFEAPEEILQDVMRNLPTAQGYCDSKGLYSARKAIMQECQRKDIQGVGIEDIYVGNGVSELIVLAMQALLDDGDELLVPAPDYPLWTAAANLAGGRAVHYLCDEAQDWAPSIEDIRAKVTSHTKGIVLINPNNPTGAVYPPAVVKDILQVAREFGLVVFSDEIYDKILYDDTEHVSTGALADDLLIVTMNGLSKSYRCAGFRSGWMILSGDKRPAADFISGLDMLASMRLCANVPAQHAIQTALGGYQSINDLVLPGGRLLAQRDAAWKKLNEIPGVSCVKPKGALYMFPRLDPEMYPFEDDQQMVLELLLEEKMLLVQGTAFNWPNPDHLRIVTLPYADQLEEAIERLGRFLARRRKA, from the coding sequence ATGGATACCGAGCAAAGAAAGCCCCGCGAAATTCGCAAGTCACACAAGCTGGACAACGTCTGCTATGACATTCGCGGGCCGGTTCTCGAACACGCCAAGCGTCTCGAGGACGAGGGCCATCGCATTCTCAAGCTCAATATCGGCAACCCGGCGCCCTTCGGCTTCGAGGCACCGGAAGAGATTCTGCAGGACGTGATGCGCAACCTGCCGACCGCGCAGGGCTATTGTGATTCCAAGGGGCTTTACTCTGCGCGCAAGGCGATCATGCAGGAGTGCCAGCGCAAGGATATCCAGGGTGTCGGGATCGAGGACATCTACGTCGGCAACGGCGTCTCGGAGCTGATCGTGCTGGCCATGCAGGCACTGCTGGATGATGGCGACGAGCTGCTGGTACCGGCGCCGGATTACCCGCTATGGACTGCTGCGGCCAACCTGGCCGGTGGTCGCGCCGTGCACTATCTGTGTGACGAGGCGCAGGACTGGGCGCCCTCCATCGAGGACATCCGCGCCAAGGTGACCAGCCACACCAAGGGCATCGTACTGATCAACCCGAACAACCCGACCGGCGCGGTCTATCCGCCCGCGGTGGTGAAGGACATCCTGCAGGTCGCGCGCGAATTCGGTCTGGTGGTGTTTTCTGACGAGATCTACGACAAGATCCTCTATGACGATACCGAGCACGTCTCCACCGGCGCGCTGGCCGATGATCTGCTGATCGTGACCATGAACGGCCTGTCCAAGAGCTACCGCTGCGCGGGCTTCCGCTCCGGCTGGATGATTCTCTCCGGTGACAAGCGCCCGGCGGCCGACTTCATCTCCGGCCTCGACATGCTGGCCAGCATGCGCCTGTGTGCCAATGTGCCGGCGCAGCACGCCATCCAGACGGCGCTCGGCGGCTATCAGTCGATCAATGACCTGGTCCTGCCGGGCGGACGCCTGCTGGCCCAGCGTGACGCGGCCTGGAAGAAACTCAACGAGATTCCCGGCGTCAGCTGCGTGAAGCCCAAGGGCGCGCTCTACATGTTCCCGCGGCTCGACCCGGAGATGTATCCCTTCGAGGACGACCAACAGATGGTGCTGGAGCTGTTGCTGGAAGAGAAGATGCTGCTGGTGCAAGGCACCGCCTTCAACTGGCCGAATCCGGATCACCTGCGCATCGTCACCCTGCCCTACGCCGACCAGCTGGAAGAAGCCATCGAACGCCTCGGCCGCTTCCTGGCGCGACGTCGCAAGGCCTGA
- the htpX gene encoding protease HtpX has product MMRIALFLITNLAVVLLASVTLRLLGFDGYMEANGINYTALLIFCFIIGMAGSVISLFLSKMMAKSSTGTVIIEQPQNDTERWLLDTVGELARDAGIKMPEVGIFPAQQSNAFATGWNRNDALVAVSAGLLNRMRPEEVRAVLAHEIGHVANGDMVTLTLIQGVVNTFVMFFARIAAHAIDAFLKRDDNSGGLGFFGYMAVVFVLELVLGLVASMIVAWFSRWREYRADAAGASLAGSGSMINALARLKQEHELPDQMPDTMTAFAITTGKSRKLMEQLFASHPPLDDRIAALKAAAYK; this is encoded by the coding sequence ATGATGCGGATAGCCCTTTTCCTGATCACCAACCTGGCGGTGGTGCTGCTGGCCAGTGTCACGCTGCGCCTGCTGGGCTTCGATGGCTACATGGAAGCCAACGGCATCAACTACACGGCGCTGCTGATCTTCTGCTTCATCATCGGCATGGCCGGCTCCGTGATCTCGCTGTTCCTGTCCAAGATGATGGCCAAGTCCTCGACCGGCACCGTGATCATCGAACAGCCGCAGAACGATACCGAGCGCTGGCTGCTGGATACCGTCGGTGAACTGGCGCGCGACGCAGGCATCAAGATGCCGGAAGTCGGTATCTTCCCGGCGCAGCAATCCAATGCCTTCGCCACCGGCTGGAACCGCAATGATGCGCTGGTCGCCGTCTCGGCCGGCCTGCTCAATCGCATGCGTCCCGAGGAAGTGCGCGCCGTGCTGGCGCACGAGATCGGGCACGTGGCCAACGGCGACATGGTGACGCTGACGCTGATCCAGGGCGTGGTGAACACCTTCGTGATGTTCTTCGCGCGCATTGCCGCGCATGCCATCGATGCCTTCCTGAAGCGAGATGACAACAGCGGCGGCCTGGGCTTCTTCGGCTACATGGCCGTGGTCTTCGTCCTTGAACTGGTGCTGGGCCTGGTGGCCTCGATGATCGTCGCCTGGTTCTCGCGCTGGCGCGAATACCGTGCCGATGCCGCAGGCGCGAGTCTCGCGGGCAGCGGTTCGATGATCAACGCCCTGGCTCGCCTCAAGCAGGAACATGAGCTGCCGGACCAGATGCCCGACACCATGACCGCCTTCGCCATCACCACCGGCAAAAGCCGCAAGCTGATGGAGCAACTGTTCGCCAGCCACCCGCCGCTGGATGACCGTATCGCCGCGCTCAAGGCCGCTGCCTACAAGTAA